A window of Cryptomeria japonica chromosome 3, Sugi_1.0, whole genome shotgun sequence contains these coding sequences:
- the LOC131077424 gene encoding uncharacterized protein LOC131077424, whose protein sequence is MRLAPPLGLLAVAVLGTCIRFLWLNAQNQHQRICYTGASSIRPRRAFKSYSEYIHLQLNKTLNPRLREVWTTRDWGRKVEVFSGIFGHLKKQGLVAEQSKALCIGARVGQEVAALKAIGVVDAIGIDLVPFPPLVLSGDMHSHPFQDDTFDFEFSNAFDHALYPSLFVSEIERTLKPGGVAVVHVSAHRRGDKYSVNDLFSPDPFIALFKKSSLVHVRKVDAFGLDTEIVLRKNSSGIVSPTVKEAHLPCSKFVSEMPV, encoded by the coding sequence ATGAGATTGGCGCCACCGCTGGGACTGTTAGCAGTGGCTGTGCTGGGAACATGCATCCGTTTCCTCTGGCTCAATGCCCAAAATCAACACCAACGGATTTGTTACACAGGGGCCTCCTCCATTCGGCCTCGGCGTGCATTCAAATCCTACTCAGAATACATCCACCTGCAATTGAACAAGACTCTAAATCCGCGCCTCAGGGAGGTATGGACGACCCGGGATTGGGGAAGAAAAGTGGAGGTGTTCTCGGGCATATTTGGGCATCTGAAGAAACAGGGGCTGGTGGCAGAGCAGTCGAAGGCGTTGTGCATTGGAGCTCGGGTAGGTCAAGAAGTGGCTGCCCTCAAAGCAATTGGTGTTGTCGACGCCATTGGCATCGATCTCGTTCCCTTTCCTCCTCTGGTTCTCTCTGGTGACATGCATTCTCACCCATTTCAAGACGACACCTTCGATTTTGAATTCTCGAATGCCTTCGACCACGCGCTTTATCCCTCTCTGTTTGTGTCTGAGATCGAGCGGACCCTCAAGCCTGGTGGCGTCGCCGTCGTACATGTTTCTGCCCACAGACGGGGAGATAAGTACTCTGTAAATGATCTCTTCAGCCCTGATCCCTTCATTGCTCTTTTTAAAAAGTCCAGTCTTGTACATGTCCGGAAGGTCGATGCCTTCGGCCTCGACACGGAAATCGTCCTACGTAAGAATAGTAGTGGGATTGTGAGTCCGACTGTAAAAGAAGCCCATTTGCCCTGTTCTAAATTTGTCTCTGAAATGCCAGTATAA